The genomic stretch TGGACGCCGACGCTCCCGTTTTCGGGCAGCGGACCATGAACCAGGTCATCGACGAGTCGCTGGCCCGCGGCCGCTTGCTGATGACCCTGCTGGTGGCCTTCGCGGCCGTCGCCTTGCTGCTGGCCGTGATCGGGGTCTACGGAGTGATCTCCTACCGCGTCAACCAGCGTTTCTTCGAGGTGGGAGTGCGAATGGCGCTGGGGGCCAGCCGGATCAGCGTCGTCACCATGATCTTGAGGCAGGGCCTGGCGCTGGCGCTGCTCGGACTGGCCCTGGGCTTGGCAGCGGCAGTGAGTTGTTCCTGGGTCCTGCAGGGCATGCTTCACGGAATCAGCACCACCGATCCTGCCAGTTACCTGGCCGTCTCCCTCCTGGTACTCCTGGTAGCCGTCGGCGCCTGCCTTTTCCCGGCCCTGCGCGCCGCTTCCTGGGACCCCAATCAGGCCCTGCGCTCCGAGTAGTACCCGGCCTTCGCCAAAGTCTTCACCCTCTACCCCCAAACCGATAGTAGCGTGACAAATGCTGTACGTTAGGCCTGTACAAACAATCGGTGTAACGGGGCCAGCCGGCGCTCCTTGTTTGCAACCCGTAACGTTATAGGTTACACTCTGTCCGTGATCAACGGATTCAGGCACCGTGGACTGAAGCGCTTTTTCGAAAGCGGCACCACCCGCGGAATCCAAGCTCAACAGGCAAATCGTATTCGGCTGATTCTTGGTCGGCTGCATGCGTCACAGTCGCCGCAAGACATGAACCTGCCAGGGCTTCATCTGCACGAACTCTCTGGCCGGAGAAAAGGCACATGGTCTGTCCGAGTTTCCGGCAATTGGCGGATAACATTCCGTTTCGACGGTCCTGATGCCTACGATGTTAACTTGGAGGATTATCACTGATGCGTATGCACAATCCACCCCATCCCGGAGAAGTATTACGCGAGCTATGTTTAGAGCCTTTGGGGCTGACCGTGACCAATGCCGCCGAGGCTCTGGGGGTGAGCCGCAAGACCTTGTCTGCGATCCTTAACGGAAGAGCCGGAATCAGCCCGGAGATGGCGATCAGACTGTCCAGGGCTTTTGGTACTTCTGCCGAGAGCTGGTTGACTCAGCAAATGCAATACGACCTCTGGACCGCTGAGCAATCGGCTGAAAATATCCGTGTAGAAAGGCTGTCCGCGGTCTAGCGGCGGCTCGCCTCAGGGTCCGAAGGCCTGGGCTTGGCATTGGCTTTTTCGTGAAGAACCGCTGGAGGGATTCGAAAACCGGAAAGGAGGGCCGACAACACGCCCACGAGTCCCTTTTGCAGAAGGCCTTCAAGCAAGCTGTTTCAAAGTTGATCAAGCGGGCGACATGCCACACCCTCTGCCACCCATTTGACGCATCCTATTCGGCAGGCCGGCCAGATGCGGGCCCTATCTGGAAACCAGAGAATCAGAAGTTGGCTAGTTTGACTATGACGATATCTAACGTCGGGATTATTTTTCGCAAGCTGAGAAACCTCGGCAAGCTCCGAGATGTTCTGCTAGTTGTCGCGTCCGGGTAGTATCTCTCAGGGTACGCGGTCTGGGCTTTGGTTGCGTCGCGGGCCTTACATCGGAGAGCGGAAATGAACAACGAATCGACATACCCAAGAGCGTCATAAAGCTGCTTCGTTGGTGCGGCGAGCCGTGACAAGTACTGGCTAACAACAGTTTTGCAGCCGACGACGGCTATGATCCATATGCCGTCTCGGCTGGAATCTGGCGTTCACGGGGCAATCCCGACGACACAGCATTCGGTGCAGTGTATGTGCTTTCTGAAGCTGAGAAGCACCTGTTGCTGAGTGATCCCAGGCACCCGCTGGGTTTCGTGCACAATCGCTCGTGATAGGCTTTGCTGCGTGGACGAAGTGCAGAGCTCAGGTCAGCGGAGCTTGGTGATCATCGCCGGGCCGACGGCTTCGGGCAAGAGCGCGCTGGCGTTGAAAGCGGCCTTGCGGCTGGGCGGAGAGATCGTCAACTGCGATTCCATGCAGCTTCACCGCGGGCTGGCCGTGGGCACGGCCAAGCCAAGCGACGAGGAAAGAGCCACGGTTCCTCATCATCTCTACGACCGCCTCGATCCCGACGAGTTCTTCTCGGCCGGCCGCTACATGAAGGAATCCCGCGAGATCTGTGCGGCCATTTGCGGGCGGGGACACCTTCCCCTCGTCGTAGGGGGGACGGGCCTCTATCTGCGGGCCCTTTTGCAGGGTGTCTTCGAGGGACCTTCGGCGGATCAGGACTTGCGCCGGCGCCTCAAGCTCAGCGAGGAGCAGAAAGGCCCCGGCCATCTCTACCGCATGCTCAAGCGGCTTGACCCTGAAGCAGCTTCGCGCATCCAGCCCGCCGACCTGGTGAGGCAGGTGCGGGCGCTGGAGGTTCACCTGCTGAGCGGCCAGCCTCTCAGCCGTCTGCAGAAGCGCACGGAGCCCCTGCAAGGCTACAGCGTTCTCAAGGTGGGGCTGCGTCTGCCGCGCCGGGATCTCTATGATAGAATCGACCGCCGCGTCTCCAAGATGTTCCGCGGGGGGCTCCTCGAGGAAGTTAAACGTCTGCTCGATGCCGGCTATTCGCCTGAATCCAAAGGATTTGAAGCACTCGGCTACCGTCACGCGGCGGCCGCTTTGCAGGGCCAGTTAAGCCTCAGCGAAGCCATCGAAAGGACCCAGGCTGACACCCGGCGCTACGCCAAGCGCCAGATGACCTGGTTCCGGCGCGAGAAGGGGATGCTTTGGCTGAACCGCGCAGGCGAGGCGGACGAGGCTCTGAGCGAGTTCATGGAGCGCTTTCGCCGTGAGGAGTCCTGGATGGCCTGCCCTGAAAGCGTTTGACCGGATATGGAGTACGAACCCGTTATCGGACTGGAAGTGCACGCTCAACTGCTGACCCGCAGCAAGATTTTCTGCAGCAGCAGCACGGCTTTCGGCGATCCGGCCAACCAGCACACCTCCCCGGTGACCTTGGGACTTCCAGGAGCCCTGCCCGTGCTCAATGGCGGAGCCGTGGAAATGGCCGTCAGGGCCGCCTTGGCTCTGGGCTGCCGCATCAATGGGCGCTCCATCTTCGCGCGCAAGCACTACTTCTATCCCGACCTGCCCAAGGGTTATCAGATCTCCCAGTACGAAGAGCCGCTGGCCCGGCACGGCCAAGTCGAGGTGTGGACGGGTCCGCGCGACGAATCGGGCAAGGTCTCGGAGCAGGGACTGAAGACCTTCCGCATCCTCAGGGTGCATATGGAAGAGGACGCCGGAAAGAGCGTCCACTCGCCCGACGGAGGCTCCTACGTCAATCTCAACCGCGCCGGCGTTCCACTCATCGAGATCGTCTCCCAGCCCGATTTCCGCTCTTCTCAGGAGGCTTACGACTACATGACGCAACTGCGCCTGACCCTCATGTACCTGGGCATCTGCGACGGCAATATGGAGGAGGGCAGTCTGCGCTGCGACGCCAACGTATCGGTGCGTCCCAAGGGACAAGAAAAGCTGGGAACCAAGTTGGAGATCAAGAACCTGAACTCCTTCCGCTTCCTGCAAAAGGCTCTCGACTACGAGATCGAACGCCAGATCGCCGTGGTCAGCCAAGGCGGCAAAGTCCATCAGGAAACCCGCCTCTGGGACGAGGACAAGGGGCGGACCTTCGTCATGCGCAGCAAGGAGGAGGCCCAGGACTACCGCTATTTCCCCGATCCCGATATTCCCCCTCTGGTGCTGGAGGCCGAGTGGGTCGATCGGCTGCGCGGCCAGATTCCCGAGTTGCCCGAGACACGCCGGCGACGCCTGGTCGAGGCCTTCGGACTGGAGGGCGAGGAGGCCCGCCAGATCATCCAGAGCCGCACTTTCGCCGATTTCTTCGAAGAGGCCGTGCAAGCCGGGGCTGAAGCTCGCAGCGTTTTCAACTGGATGGTCGGAGCCCTGACACGGGCCCTCAAGGACAGCGGCAAAGACCTGGGCGAGCTGCCGGTCACAGGCCGCCGACTGGCCAAGCTCATCCAGCTTGAGAACGAGGGCGTCATCAGCGGCAAGATTGCCAAGAAGGTGTTCGACAGGATGCTGGCGCAAGGGGGCGACCCCGAGAGCATCGTGGAAAAAGAGGGTTTGCGCCAAATCTCCGACGCCGCGGCTCTCCAAGATGTGGTAGAGAAAGTAGTGCGGGCCAATCCCGACAAGGTAGACGCCTATCGGGCAGGCAAGACCGGCTTGTTGGGCTTCTTCGTCGGACAAGTCATGCGTGAGACACGCGGCCAAGCCAATCCGCAACTGGTCAATGAAATCTTGAAAGAAAAGTTGGAATCCAGATGAGGAAGAAGCGAAAAAGAAAGCCCACCGGCCCGCCAATGGCAGTCATCGAAGAAGACGCCGACGACATTTATTCCATCAAGTTCATCCTGCAAAGCCTGGGCCATGATGTTCGGTCCTACTCCTACCTCCACGATTACATGGCCGACATGATCGATTTTGCTCCCAAGGTGGTCATCGTCGACATGATGATTCCCGAGGGAGGAGGCTTCCAGGCCATCCGCCAGGTCAAGCGTCATCTGCCGGACGTACCCGTTCTGGCCATTACCGCCGACGCCATGGAGGGAAGCGAGAAAGAGGTGCTCGAGGCCGGAGGGGAAGATACCTTGGGCAAGCCTTACACGGTGGGTGACTTGCAGGACAAGCTGGGCCAGTGGATCGCCATCGAGAAGGCCGAGGGCTAGCCCGCCCGCAGCTCCCTAAGGCTAGCGAGCGACCTCATACCGTCGAGGGCAATTGAGCCTTCACTGCGGTCGCTGAAACTTGACCCGTGTGTGAACTTGTTGGCCACCTAGTGGCCCTAGGGAAAGCGCACATGGCGCTCTTCTCCCTCGATGAGCTGAACTTGCTGCTCCGATGTAGTGCCGTTCTCAAAGACCACTTGAAGGCGCCATAGTCCTGGTTTGAGAGCTGGAAGGAATGCTTTCCCGTTGTAAATCGGCCACCAGCCTTCAAAGGGCCCGCCCGTGGGCGCGGACGCCATGGGAGCGAAGTCGCGGACCATAAACGGTTTTCCTTGAGAATCCCAGAGCCTGAGGTAGAGAGGCTTGCTGCCACCTTGCGTGGAGGCTTCCACCTCGACCCGAGCCGCAGGTTCGAAGCTGACTTCGCGGGTCTGTCCCGCCCTGATCGTCAAGTCGACGCTGCGCATGTCGTTGGTCATGAGACGGATGTGAGTGTCCTCGGGTCCCATCTGCTTGAGCGTGAGGACGTCGCCCGACCATTCGGCCTTGCTGTCGCCTGCCATTGACCCCGCCTCCATCCGCAGCACATGGGGAGGGCGGTCCCCGGGCAGTTTGCCGGTGAGGATGACATGGGCGGTTCCGGCTTCAGGCAAGACGATCTCCAGTCCTTCGATGACCTTGCCCTCCTCCTCTGGCAATTGCACGGAAGTCAGGGCGTAGTCGGGATGGTCGATCCTCAGCCCCCCGTCGGCGGCCATGACGCCTTTGAGTGCGAAGGTTCCCTCAGAGTCGGTGAGGGCAGGCGGCTGGTCGCTGCTTGCGCTCCCAGAGGTGAACTTCTGACCTATTCGGACGGACGCTCCCTCAACGGGTTCTCCGGCCTCGTTGAGGATCTGGCCCGAGACATCGATCAGAGACAGGTCGAAGACCCTGTTCAGGTCGCGGGGCATTTCAAGTTGTTGGATGGTGGTCCCGAAGGAGCCCATGAGCAGGAGCTGATAGCTTCCCTCGCTCAATCCCTCCAGGTAGATGCGGCCCCGCGGGCGGGTTTGACCATTGGCGAACGATGCCGTACCTCCCCACAGCCGGTAAGCGGCGCTGAGCGGTTGGCCGTTTCCCAAAACCTGCAGGTCGGCGGTCAGGCCGAGAGGAAAACGCAAGTCGATGCGAACCTTGTCCTGTCCTTCCCTGACCGTGATGGACTCCTCCAGGCGAAGAGCGCTGTCGGAGACTGTAGCGTGCACTTGAAATCGCCCGACCGGCAAGGGAGGGCTCATGATTTCGCCGGACGCGGTGGCGGAGGCCCGGATCGACGTTCGGAAAGCCTTTGACATCACAAAGATGTCGAGGCGCCGCAACTGCTCCTCGTCGAGTCCTTCCACCCTGCCTTCTACCGGCACGCCGGGTTGCAGACGCAAAGTCAACTCGGGCAAAGGCCGGTGTCCCGCCATGATCTCGCCGCTGGCCCACAGGTCGTCAAGTCGCGCCGCCACCGCGAGGAGGCCCGGATTCTGCACCAGATGGTAGGTCACGCCCCGGTCGGTGAGCGAATTGCTGGTGTCTTGGCCCTGGCGGATGGTGATCGAGGCTCCGACCGCTTCTTTGCCTTCCGGATCGAGGACTCGGATCACTACCATCTGGGTCGGGTCCAGAGTCACCTCGATCTGGCGGTGTCCCTCTTGCAGGTCGATGGTGAGCTTTTGCCCTCCGACACCGTCGGCCGTGGCGCTCAGATCGTATTCTCCCGGCTCGTCAAAGCCGGTCTGGAAGCGGCCCTTCTCGGTTTGCAGAGAAGCATAAGGCGTCGAAATCGGGCGGCGGCGGAGGCTGTTGAGGTCAGGACCGATATAGACTTTGGCGCCATCGACCGGGCGTCCGGAAGCGTCCAGCACGAGTCCGCTGACGCGTACCGGCTTCTCGCGCACGACCAGGCGGATTTCCTCCTCCTCGCCTTCTTCCAGAGTAAAGATCTCGCTGCGGTGCGGACCGTCGCCCTCGGGAGTCGCCTCCAAACGGTAATCGCCGGCCCGTTGGTTGGTGGCCTTGAAACGCCCCTCCTGGTCAGTGTCCGGCAAGTGGAAGGTGGCGTTGAAATCCTCCTGCTGCTCGGATTGGCGGTACTTGAGCCTCAAGTTGACCCCCGCCAGAGGTCGTCCGGCGGCATCCACAACCTGACCGCTGATCACGCCGGTGCGAAGCAGGACGATCTCCAGGGGCTGGGAGGTGTCTTCAGGCACGTCGACGCCTTTCGACTCGTAGTCGCGGCTGCTGACCCTGATCTCCATTCTTTGGTCCGGCGGGACGTAGATTTGGAAACGGCCGTCCTGGTCGCTGTGTTCCAGGACGTCGGCCGATGAGCCGTGCCACTCGATACCCGAAATCGACCACTTCGGACGCAAGCTGATGGACGCCTCCGGGATGGCCTCATCCTGGCTGTTGATGATCCGGCCCGTGACTTTGCGGGCGTACCCCAGTTGCAGGTCGCCGGCGTCGACGTGTTGCCCCGGCTCGCGCACCGAAAGGTTTGGCGACAGGGCGGGTGAGAACTCGGGCTGGGAGGAAAAAGCGGATACCACAACCTGCTCGCTGGGGACGCCTTCCAGCAGGAACGAGCCATCGGCCTCGCTGCGGGTTTGAACGTCGGCTATGGGGGCGCCCGCGCCCATGTATCCGGTGGGCCGGCCTCCGGAAGAAAAAGCGTGTACGCTGACGACGGCATTCGACACGGGTCTGCCTTCAGGATCGATGACCCGTCCGCTGACCAACCCGCCTTCCACCAACTGCAGATGAACCGGTTGACCATCGGTTCGCTCGGTGTCCGGCGCCATCCGGGGGTAGTCCGCCCGTACTTGAAGATAAGGGTCGTCGAAGTTCACCTCGATCAGAAAGGAACCATCCTGCAGGGAGTAGTTCTGCGCCCCCCGAAAGGTCTGGTGCCATATCATTGAAGTGGCATAACGTGCCGGCCGGGCCCGCACCCTGGCTCCGTCGACAGGGTTGCCCCGATGGTCGCTGACCCAACCCTGAGCCAGGCTGGCCGGTCTCAACGCCCGTTGCAGGACGGGCTGATCGACGAGTCTCTTCCTGTCATAGCTGATGCTCATCTGATAACCGAGGAGATCGGCGCCGACCCCCCGTGAGATGGGCCAAGCGCGGAATCGGCAGCTTCCGGCGCGGTTGCTGAAGCAGACTTCGTTCTGCTCGGGCAGCCAAATGGCGGCGTTGGCCAAGGGAGCCGAGCTCGCCTCGTCCACCACGGTCACATTGATGGTCCGCGGTCGTTCCAGCCTAATGACTTCGGGTGGATCCCTCCAGTCGACATAGCCGTAATAGCCCGCTCCGTCGGGTCCCAGGAATCGCAGGAAGCTGCGGTCGGCGTTTGGGCTGAAGTAGAGGGTGACCGATCCGTTCTCATCGGTGATGCCTCTGGGCAGTCCGCGACGATAAACGAGCACGTCGCGAAGCGGATGTCCCAACTCGTCAACGACCTGAAGAGGCAAAGGCTGCCCTTCCACCAGCACCAGTACCGGCTGGCTTCCCGGAGTGAGGATGGTGGGCATGACGAAGTCGACGCCTGCCGGTGCCGCTGAAAAGGTGTTGGGGGTGCCGGGCAGCACCGGATAGGTGATGATGCCTTGGCCGTCGCTGAGCACCCGCAGGTGGAAGGGTCGCCAGGGAGCGGAGCGCCATTGACTGGGATATTGGCGTCCCCGCGGCCCCAGCACTTCGATGACTACGCCGACTGCCGGTTGCTTGGCTGAAACCACCTGCGAGGACTGGTAGCGGCAGCCCAGCAACACCGCGTCGGGAATCGAGTATCCCGGAGTAAACACCCTGGCCGGCAACTCCATCGGGTAGAACCCTGAGAGGCTCACACTCAGGCTCCACATGGCGTTCTGGGGTACATGGAAGCGGTAAAGGCCGTTCTCGTCGCTGAAGACCGCGGCCTCGGCGGGAGGATCTGGTTCTCCGCCCAGACGTGCCATCCAGTCCCGGTAGAGGTCGCGGTGGGCGTGCAAGGCTACGCGGGCTCCGGCCACGGGCTGCCCCACGCGGTCTACGACGCGTCCTTGAACCCAGGTGTTCTGGGCTTGCAGCGAAGCTGCGGCGGAGATCAAAAAAAGTGAGGCCGCCAAGCCGGCCTTGAGGAGGTCTGCTGAACCGATCATGGTTTGCCTCGCGCAGG from Acidobacteriota bacterium encodes the following:
- a CDS encoding type II toxin-antitoxin system RelE/ParE family toxin gives rise to the protein MINGFRHRGLKRFFESGTTRGIQAQQANRIRLILGRLHASQSPQDMNLPGLHLHELSGRRKGTWSVRVSGNWRITFRFDGPDAYDVNLEDYH
- a CDS encoding HigA family addiction module antitoxin encodes the protein MRMHNPPHPGEVLRELCLEPLGLTVTNAAEALGVSRKTLSAILNGRAGISPEMAIRLSRAFGTSAESWLTQQMQYDLWTAEQSAENIRVERLSAV
- the miaA gene encoding tRNA (adenosine(37)-N6)-dimethylallyltransferase MiaA; this encodes MQSSGQRSLVIIAGPTASGKSALALKAALRLGGEIVNCDSMQLHRGLAVGTAKPSDEERATVPHHLYDRLDPDEFFSAGRYMKESREICAAICGRGHLPLVVGGTGLYLRALLQGVFEGPSADQDLRRRLKLSEEQKGPGHLYRMLKRLDPEAASRIQPADLVRQVRALEVHLLSGQPLSRLQKRTEPLQGYSVLKVGLRLPRRDLYDRIDRRVSKMFRGGLLEEVKRLLDAGYSPESKGFEALGYRHAAAALQGQLSLSEAIERTQADTRRYAKRQMTWFRREKGMLWLNRAGEADEALSEFMERFRREESWMACPESV
- the gatB gene encoding Asp-tRNA(Asn)/Glu-tRNA(Gln) amidotransferase subunit GatB, translated to MEYEPVIGLEVHAQLLTRSKIFCSSSTAFGDPANQHTSPVTLGLPGALPVLNGGAVEMAVRAALALGCRINGRSIFARKHYFYPDLPKGYQISQYEEPLARHGQVEVWTGPRDESGKVSEQGLKTFRILRVHMEEDAGKSVHSPDGGSYVNLNRAGVPLIEIVSQPDFRSSQEAYDYMTQLRLTLMYLGICDGNMEEGSLRCDANVSVRPKGQEKLGTKLEIKNLNSFRFLQKALDYEIERQIAVVSQGGKVHQETRLWDEDKGRTFVMRSKEEAQDYRYFPDPDIPPLVLEAEWVDRLRGQIPELPETRRRRLVEAFGLEGEEARQIIQSRTFADFFEEAVQAGAEARSVFNWMVGALTRALKDSGKDLGELPVTGRRLAKLIQLENEGVISGKIAKKVFDRMLAQGGDPESIVEKEGLRQISDAAALQDVVEKVVRANPDKVDAYRAGKTGLLGFFVGQVMRETRGQANPQLVNEILKEKLESR
- a CDS encoding response regulator — encoded protein: MRKKRKRKPTGPPMAVIEEDADDIYSIKFILQSLGHDVRSYSYLHDYMADMIDFAPKVVIVDMMIPEGGGFQAIRQVKRHLPDVPVLAITADAMEGSEKEVLEAGGEDTLGKPYTVGDLQDKLGQWIAIEKAEG
- a CDS encoding carboxypeptidase regulatory-like domain-containing protein — its product is MIGSADLLKAGLAASLFLISAAASLQAQNTWVQGRVVDRVGQPVAGARVALHAHRDLYRDWMARLGGEPDPPAEAAVFSDENGLYRFHVPQNAMWSLSVSLSGFYPMELPARVFTPGYSIPDAVLLGCRYQSSQVVSAKQPAVGVVIEVLGPRGRQYPSQWRSAPWRPFHLRVLSDGQGIITYPVLPGTPNTFSAAPAGVDFVMPTILTPGSQPVLVLVEGQPLPLQVVDELGHPLRDVLVYRRGLPRGITDENGSVTLYFSPNADRSFLRFLGPDGAGYYGYVDWRDPPEVIRLERPRTINVTVVDEASSAPLANAAIWLPEQNEVCFSNRAGSCRFRAWPISRGVGADLLGYQMSISYDRKRLVDQPVLQRALRPASLAQGWVSDHRGNPVDGARVRARPARYATSMIWHQTFRGAQNYSLQDGSFLIEVNFDDPYLQVRADYPRMAPDTERTDGQPVHLQLVEGGLVSGRVIDPEGRPVSNAVVSVHAFSSGGRPTGYMGAGAPIADVQTRSEADGSFLLEGVPSEQVVVSAFSSQPEFSPALSPNLSVREPGQHVDAGDLQLGYARKVTGRIINSQDEAIPEASISLRPKWSISGIEWHGSSADVLEHSDQDGRFQIYVPPDQRMEIRVSSRDYESKGVDVPEDTSQPLEIVLLRTGVISGQVVDAAGRPLAGVNLRLKYRQSEQQEDFNATFHLPDTDQEGRFKATNQRAGDYRLEATPEGDGPHRSEIFTLEEGEEEEIRLVVREKPVRVSGLVLDASGRPVDGAKVYIGPDLNSLRRRPISTPYASLQTEKGRFQTGFDEPGEYDLSATADGVGGQKLTIDLQEGHRQIEVTLDPTQMVVIRVLDPEGKEAVGASITIRQGQDTSNSLTDRGVTYHLVQNPGLLAVAARLDDLWASGEIMAGHRPLPELTLRLQPGVPVEGRVEGLDEEQLRRLDIFVMSKAFRTSIRASATASGEIMSPPLPVGRFQVHATVSDSALRLEESITVREGQDKVRIDLRFPLGLTADLQVLGNGQPLSAAYRLWGGTASFANGQTRPRGRIYLEGLSEGSYQLLLMGSFGTTIQQLEMPRDLNRVFDLSLIDVSGQILNEAGEPVEGASVRIGQKFTSGSASSDQPPALTDSEGTFALKGVMAADGGLRIDHPDYALTSVQLPEEEGKVIEGLEIVLPEAGTAHVILTGKLPGDRPPHVLRMEAGSMAGDSKAEWSGDVLTLKQMGPEDTHIRLMTNDMRSVDLTIRAGQTREVSFEPAARVEVEASTQGGSKPLYLRLWDSQGKPFMVRDFAPMASAPTGGPFEGWWPIYNGKAFLPALKPGLWRLQVVFENGTTSEQQVQLIEGEERHVRFP